Proteins encoded in a region of the Marinococcus sp. PL1-022 genome:
- a CDS encoding CoA-acylating methylmalonate-semialdehyde dehydrogenase yields the protein MKEQAVTTLKNFIGGEWVASRSATDKVYNPATSEVIAHVPLSSKDEVDEAVKASKAAYRDWSKKPVPQRARILFAYQQLLISHWDELAGIITLENGKNLKEAKGEVQRGIECVEFAAGAPTLMMGDQLPDIATNIESGMYRYPIGVVGGITPFNFPMMVPCWMFPLAIACGNTFVMKPSERTPMLANRLAELFEEAGLPKGVLSVVHGAHDVVNGLLEHDDVPAISFVGSQPVADYVYKNGTAHGKRVQALAGAKNHTLVMEDADLDNAAWQILNAAFGSAGERCMAASVVAVQESVADQLVAKIQAYADDVTIGNGREKDVFLGPVIREGHLEKTKAYIDKGVEEGATLVRDGRQDEVAKEGYFIGPTIFDHVQQTMTIWQDEIFAPVLSIVRVPDLAAGIAWANESRFANGACLFTSSGHSVREFRETIDAGMLGINVGVPAPMAFFPFSGWKDSFYGDLHANGKDGVEFYTRKKVVTARW from the coding sequence ATGAAGGAACAAGCAGTAACAACCTTAAAGAATTTTATCGGCGGCGAATGGGTGGCGTCCCGGTCCGCCACCGACAAGGTATACAACCCGGCCACCAGTGAGGTGATCGCGCACGTGCCGCTCTCCTCGAAGGACGAAGTGGACGAGGCGGTGAAGGCGTCCAAAGCGGCGTACCGCGACTGGTCGAAAAAGCCCGTCCCGCAGCGCGCCCGTATCCTGTTTGCCTACCAGCAGCTGCTCATCAGCCACTGGGACGAGCTCGCCGGGATCATTACGCTTGAAAACGGCAAAAACCTGAAGGAGGCCAAAGGGGAAGTGCAGCGTGGCATCGAGTGCGTGGAATTTGCCGCCGGGGCCCCGACGCTCATGATGGGCGACCAGCTGCCGGACATTGCCACCAACATCGAGTCCGGGATGTACCGCTACCCGATTGGCGTGGTCGGCGGGATCACCCCGTTCAACTTCCCGATGATGGTGCCGTGCTGGATGTTTCCGCTCGCGATTGCCTGCGGCAACACGTTCGTGATGAAGCCGTCCGAGCGGACCCCAATGCTCGCGAACCGGCTCGCGGAGCTGTTTGAGGAAGCGGGGCTTCCGAAGGGCGTATTGTCCGTGGTGCACGGCGCGCACGACGTGGTGAACGGCCTGCTGGAGCACGACGATGTGCCGGCGATTTCCTTTGTCGGCTCCCAGCCGGTCGCGGACTATGTGTATAAAAACGGCACGGCGCACGGCAAGCGCGTCCAGGCCCTCGCCGGGGCAAAAAACCATACCCTCGTGATGGAGGATGCGGATCTTGATAACGCGGCCTGGCAGATTTTAAACGCCGCCTTCGGCTCCGCCGGCGAACGGTGCATGGCCGCCTCCGTCGTCGCCGTGCAGGAAAGCGTCGCCGATCAGCTGGTGGCAAAGATCCAGGCGTATGCCGACGACGTCACTATCGGCAACGGCCGCGAAAAGGACGTGTTCCTCGGGCCGGTAATCCGCGAAGGCCACCTCGAGAAAACGAAGGCCTACATTGACAAAGGCGTGGAAGAAGGCGCGACGCTCGTGCGCGACGGCCGCCAGGACGAGGTCGCCAAAGAGGGCTACTTTATCGGGCCGACGATCTTTGACCACGTGCAGCAGACGATGACGATCTGGCAGGACGAAATCTTCGCGCCGGTGTTATCCATTGTCCGGGTGCCGGACCTCGCGGCCGGCATTGCCTGGGCGAACGAATCGCGGTTTGCGAACGGCGCCTGCCTGTTTACGAGCTCCGGGCACAGCGTCCGCGAATTCCGGGAAACGATTGACGCCGGGATGCTCGGCATCAACGTCGGCGTGCCGGCCCCGATGGCGTTCTTCCCGTTTTCCGGCTGGAAGGATTCCTTCTACGGCGACCTGCATGCGAACGGCAAGGACGGGGTGGAATTCTACACCCGCAAAAAAGTGGTGACTGCCCGCTGGTGA
- a CDS encoding manganese catalase family protein, producing the protein MFFHRKELQFHAKPDRPDPVYAKKLQEILGGQFGEISVAMQYMFQGWNTRGNEQYKDMLMDTGTEEFGHIEMIATMIAQLLDDAPVEEQEEAAKNPIVESIMGDMNPQHAIVSGLGAVPKDSNGVPWNAGYIIASGNVLSDFRANLNAESQGRLQVARLYEMTEDKGVRQMLSFLLARDTMHQNQWAAAIKELEQKEGFTAPSTVPEQWEATEFSHQLMNFSEGEQSADLSWLKDKAPDGHSFEYVSEPKAHGGKPELKPAPDYMHNTLPDMDKK; encoded by the coding sequence ATGTTTTTTCACCGTAAAGAGCTGCAATTTCACGCGAAGCCAGATCGCCCGGATCCCGTCTATGCCAAAAAGCTGCAGGAGATTCTCGGCGGCCAGTTCGGAGAAATCTCTGTAGCGATGCAGTACATGTTTCAGGGCTGGAACACCCGTGGCAACGAGCAGTATAAAGACATGTTAATGGATACTGGTACGGAAGAATTCGGCCATATCGAAATGATCGCGACCATGATCGCCCAGCTGCTTGACGACGCACCTGTGGAAGAACAGGAAGAAGCAGCTAAAAATCCAATCGTCGAATCCATCATGGGCGACATGAACCCGCAGCATGCGATTGTTTCCGGTCTTGGTGCTGTGCCTAAAGACAGCAACGGTGTCCCTTGGAACGCCGGCTATATTATTGCGAGCGGCAATGTTCTCAGTGATTTCCGGGCCAACCTTAACGCGGAATCACAGGGACGCCTCCAGGTGGCCCGCCTGTACGAAATGACCGAAGACAAAGGCGTCCGCCAGATGCTTTCCTTCTTACTCGCCCGGGACACGATGCACCAGAACCAGTGGGCCGCAGCGATTAAAGAACTCGAGCAAAAAGAAGGCTTCACGGCACCATCCACCGTACCGGAGCAATGGGAAGCAACCGAGTTTTCCCATCAGCTGATGAACTTCTCAGAAGGCGAGCAGAGCGCGGATCTCAGCTGGCTGAAGGATAAAGCACCGGACGGCCACTCCTTTGAATATGTCTCTGAACCAAAGGCTCATGGTGGCAAGCCCGAGCTGAAGCCTGCTCCTGACTATATGCACAACACCCTTCCAGACATGGATAAGAAATAA
- a CDS encoding MaoC family dehydratase, with amino-acid sequence MKLDRFTLGQVFETNTYSVTKEDVLRFAREFDPQYMHIDEEKAAAGRFNGIIASGIHTISITFKLWVETGMYGDDVIAGTEMNHIKFMKPVYPDDELRAYAEVTRIEAKKETEGILTVMLRTYNQTDTKVFESELSALIKR; translated from the coding sequence ATGAAGCTTGATAGGTTTACTTTGGGACAGGTATTTGAAACGAATACATACAGTGTAACAAAGGAGGATGTCCTGCGGTTCGCGCGCGAATTTGACCCGCAGTATATGCATATAGATGAAGAAAAAGCTGCTGCAGGAAGATTCAACGGTATTATTGCCTCGGGTATTCATACGATCAGCATCACGTTTAAGCTCTGGGTGGAAACAGGGATGTACGGCGACGATGTCATAGCAGGTACGGAAATGAATCATATTAAATTCATGAAGCCGGTGTACCCGGACGACGAGCTGCGGGCGTATGCTGAAGTAACAAGGATAGAAGCTAAAAAGGAAACGGAAGGAATTCTTACGGTTATGCTGAGAACATACAATCAGACGGATACAAAGGTATTTGAAAGCGAATTGTCGGCTCTGATTAAACGTTAA